A genomic segment from Barrientosiimonas humi encodes:
- a CDS encoding ABC transporter ATP-binding protein: MSTRGLSVQVSRLVHIYRSDGHDVAALSGVDLVVAAGSTLALLGPSGAGKSTLLSLIAGMDRPTAGTITVGEQRTDQLTDLQLDALRGDQVSLVLQGGARNLLPYLTIRENLDLARWGVQHDAPDPQDLADLMGLGQETLARHPVQLRPSEAQLAALCVGAASGPGLLLADEPTASVGTDGAERVIAALHELNRTLGTTVLTVTHDPVLAGAMERTVTIRDGRVGSQAHDGVELAVVAPDGSLPLPDDILDELPAGSLLRIQRDPDTERPRIIVEPYEAAQEEVR; encoded by the coding sequence ATGAGCACCCGTGGGCTCTCGGTGCAGGTCTCGCGCCTGGTGCACATCTATCGCTCGGACGGGCACGACGTCGCGGCGCTGTCGGGCGTCGATCTCGTCGTCGCGGCCGGCAGCACGTTGGCCCTGCTCGGTCCCTCGGGTGCGGGCAAGTCGACCCTGCTGTCGCTCATCGCCGGCATGGACCGTCCGACGGCCGGGACGATCACCGTCGGCGAGCAGCGCACCGACCAGCTCACCGACCTGCAGCTCGACGCGCTGCGCGGTGACCAGGTGTCGCTGGTGCTGCAGGGTGGTGCGCGAAACCTGTTGCCATACCTCACGATTCGCGAGAATCTCGACCTCGCACGTTGGGGCGTGCAGCACGACGCCCCCGACCCGCAGGACCTCGCCGACCTCATGGGCCTCGGTCAGGAGACGCTGGCCCGGCACCCCGTGCAGCTGCGACCCTCGGAGGCCCAGCTCGCGGCCCTGTGCGTCGGCGCGGCGAGCGGTCCGGGGCTGCTGCTGGCCGACGAACCCACCGCATCGGTGGGCACGGACGGTGCCGAGCGGGTGATCGCCGCGCTGCACGAGCTGAACCGGACGCTCGGCACGACGGTGCTCACGGTCACGCACGACCCGGTGCTCGCCGGGGCGATGGAGCGCACCGTCACCATCCGCGACGGCCGGGTGGGGTCGCAGGCGCACGACGGCGTCGAGCTCGCGGTGGTCGCGCCCGACGGGTCGCTGCCGCTGCCCGACGACATCCTCGACGAGCTCCCGGCCGGGAGCCTGCTGCGCATCCAGCGCGACCCCGACACCGAGCGCCCGCGCATCATCGTCGAGCCCTACGAGGCCGCCCAGGAGGAGGTCCGATGA
- a CDS encoding ATP-binding cassette domain-containing protein — protein MIRLDQVDVDADGAPVLPGPASFTVQPGRLLGISGTSGVGKTLLLRLLAGEAQPDRGAVEGVPAAGEVVWIPQDNQLATTLTALENVAVPLVAAGTAGRAGRQAAERALEEVGLGEAMGQLVEELSGGQQQRVAIARAVAHPATCLLADEPTSALDAGNRRRMLQLLHEQSRAGRAVVVTTNDPESLEGVADEIVDLDAG, from the coding sequence ATGATCCGCCTCGACCAGGTCGACGTCGACGCCGACGGCGCCCCCGTGCTGCCGGGGCCGGCGTCGTTCACGGTGCAACCGGGCCGGCTGCTCGGCATCTCCGGTACGTCCGGGGTCGGCAAGACCCTGCTGCTGCGCCTGCTCGCGGGGGAGGCGCAGCCGGACCGCGGAGCCGTCGAGGGCGTACCCGCTGCCGGGGAGGTCGTCTGGATCCCGCAGGACAACCAGCTGGCCACCACCCTCACCGCGCTGGAGAACGTCGCCGTCCCCCTCGTGGCGGCCGGCACGGCCGGGCGCGCGGGGCGGCAGGCCGCGGAGCGCGCGCTCGAGGAGGTGGGGCTCGGGGAGGCGATGGGCCAGCTCGTCGAGGAGCTGTCCGGCGGGCAGCAGCAGCGGGTCGCGATCGCCCGCGCCGTCGCCCACCCCGCGACCTGCCTGCTCGCCGACGAGCCGACCTCCGCGCTCGACGCCGGCAACCGCCGCCGCATGCTGCAGCTGCTGCACGAGCAGTCCCGCGCCGGCCGCGCCGTCGTCGTCACGACCAACGACCCGGAGTCCCTGGAGGGCGTCGCCGACGAGATCGTCGACCTCGACGCCGGCTGA
- a CDS encoding ribosomal RNA small subunit methyltransferase A: MSRQHHRPGPHELGQNDLVDRRTITAVVALARECGGPYVEWAAGRGALTRPLARIGAPLHVVELDPRRVAALERAALGPHVCIGAGDILRHAPPAGTRTLVANLPFHVTTPALRHLLRETHWQHALLITQWEVARKRAGVGGATQLTAQWWPWVDTGLVQRIPATAFRPVPSVDAGLLHLRRRPEPLLPASEQRDYHEFVRRVFGGRGRHLAQILTGAGVSREAANRLAAQRRPGALPRDLDAATWVAAYRSRRT; the protein is encoded by the coding sequence ATGTCTCGGCAGCACCATCGACCCGGCCCGCACGAGCTCGGCCAGAACGATCTCGTCGACCGGCGCACCATCACCGCCGTCGTCGCCCTCGCCCGAGAGTGCGGCGGGCCGTACGTCGAGTGGGCCGCCGGCCGCGGCGCGCTCACCCGCCCACTGGCCCGCATCGGCGCTCCCCTGCACGTCGTCGAGCTCGACCCCCGGCGCGTGGCCGCGCTGGAGCGGGCCGCCCTCGGACCGCACGTGTGCATCGGCGCGGGCGACATCCTGCGGCACGCGCCGCCGGCCGGCACCCGCACGCTGGTCGCCAACCTCCCCTTCCACGTCACGACGCCCGCCCTGCGGCACCTGCTGCGCGAGACGCACTGGCAGCACGCGCTGCTCATCACCCAGTGGGAGGTCGCCCGCAAGCGCGCCGGCGTCGGTGGCGCCACCCAGCTCACCGCGCAGTGGTGGCCCTGGGTCGACACCGGCCTGGTGCAGCGGATCCCGGCGACGGCCTTCCGCCCTGTGCCCTCCGTCGACGCCGGACTGCTGCACCTGCGCCGCCGCCCCGAGCCACTGCTCCCGGCGAGCGAACAACGCGACTACCACGAGTTCGTACGTCGGGTGTTCGGCGGGCGTGGACGTCACCTCGCGCAGATCCTCACCGGCGCGGGAGTGTCCCGTGAGGCGGCGAATCGGCTTGCGGCGCAACGGCGCCCGGGCGCCCTTCCCCGTGACCTCGACGCCGCGACGTGGGTAGCGGCCTACCGCAGCCGCCGCACCTGA
- a CDS encoding MarR family winged helix-turn-helix transcriptional regulator, translated as MPAPLPSDQELMSRLRRVMHALRHHSMAALEPYDLTPHQARAFLTISRACDDGAPMRLKDLADVLRIAPRSATEVTDALESGDLVRREPSPTDRRAMVLRVTDKGAKVAREVRAAQADQPLLATLSETDRRRLGEILGRLSTRAEATEKP; from the coding sequence ATGCCCGCACCGCTCCCCTCCGACCAGGAGCTCATGTCGCGGCTGCGCCGGGTGATGCACGCGCTGCGCCACCACTCCATGGCTGCGCTGGAGCCCTACGACCTCACGCCGCACCAGGCCCGCGCGTTCCTCACCATCAGCCGGGCGTGCGACGACGGCGCACCGATGCGGCTCAAGGACCTCGCCGACGTGCTGCGCATCGCGCCCCGGTCGGCCACCGAGGTGACCGACGCGCTGGAGTCCGGCGATCTCGTACGTCGGGAGCCGAGTCCGACCGACCGGCGCGCGATGGTGCTGCGGGTGACCGACAAGGGCGCCAAGGTCGCGCGCGAGGTGCGCGCCGCGCAGGCCGACCAGCCGCTGCTCGCGACGCTCAGCGAGACCGACCGGCGCCGCCTCGGCGAGATCCTGGGCCGCCTCAGCACCCGCGCCGAGGCCACCGAAAAGCCCTAG
- a CDS encoding ABC transporter ATP-binding protein: MTAPTTHPSPPTTPTAGPHGGGHGGGRGLGPARRDPRDRTQLQEHPVSLRRIAGLFRPYRARLGLVLLLIVASSLVGLANPFLTKHLVDVAIPQQDVSLLLWLVGAMLGVTALTAALGVVQTWQSTVIGQQVMHRLRTEVFTHLQRMPLGFFTRTRGGEVQSRLTNDVNGMQGVVTGTATQAAANLTTVVGTAVAMVALSWRLSLLTLIVLPPAIYLTRRVAQMRRDVTSRAQRTLADMQTQIEESLSVGGVQLSKTLGAGEQLSDRFTASSRQLTTLELAAQLAGRWRMASMQIIFAVVPALIYLAAGLPATSDGMTIGTLVAFVALQSGLFRPLMALLNVGVQLTASMALFSRVFEYLDLPLTLRDPDHPVPLERAQVRGHVRFEQVGFRYAGADRDALHDVTIDVPAGARVALVGATGSGKSTLGSLVSRLADPTSGRVTLDGTDLRELSLASISEAVGVVSQDTYLLHASVRDNLRYARPDATDAEIEQAARAAQVHDVIAGLPEAYDTVVGARGFRFSGGERQRLALARTILRDPAVLVLDEATSALDTRTEQAVQAALDELARGRTTITIAHRLSTVRDADLIVVLDHGEVVEQGTHDGLVARGGRYAELVAAQSADRGGTDRALAVV, translated from the coding sequence GTGACGGCGCCCACGACTCACCCCAGCCCACCGACCACCCCGACCGCCGGCCCGCACGGAGGCGGCCACGGAGGCGGCCGCGGCCTCGGTCCCGCCCGCCGCGACCCCCGCGACCGCACCCAGCTGCAGGAGCACCCGGTCAGCCTGCGCCGGATCGCCGGACTGTTCCGGCCGTACCGCGCCCGGCTCGGGCTCGTGCTGCTGCTCATCGTCGCCAGCTCGCTCGTCGGGCTGGCCAACCCGTTCCTCACCAAGCACCTGGTCGACGTGGCCATCCCGCAGCAGGACGTGTCGCTGCTGCTGTGGCTCGTCGGCGCGATGCTCGGCGTCACCGCGCTGACCGCGGCGCTGGGCGTCGTCCAGACCTGGCAGTCGACCGTGATCGGCCAGCAGGTCATGCACCGGCTGCGCACCGAGGTGTTCACCCACCTGCAGCGCATGCCGCTCGGCTTCTTCACCCGCACCCGCGGCGGTGAGGTGCAGTCGCGCCTCACCAACGACGTCAACGGGATGCAGGGGGTCGTCACCGGCACCGCGACCCAGGCGGCTGCCAACCTCACCACCGTCGTCGGCACCGCCGTCGCGATGGTGGCGCTGTCCTGGCGGCTGTCGCTGCTGACCCTGATCGTGCTGCCGCCGGCGATCTACCTGACCCGGCGCGTGGCCCAGATGCGCCGCGACGTCACGAGCCGCGCGCAGCGCACCCTCGCCGACATGCAGACCCAGATCGAGGAGTCGCTGTCGGTCGGTGGCGTGCAGCTGAGCAAGACGCTCGGCGCGGGGGAGCAGCTGTCCGACCGGTTCACCGCGTCGTCGCGCCAACTCACCACCCTCGAGCTGGCCGCCCAGCTCGCCGGCCGCTGGCGGATGGCCTCGATGCAGATCATCTTCGCCGTCGTGCCGGCCCTGATCTACCTCGCCGCCGGGCTGCCCGCGACCAGCGACGGGATGACCATCGGCACCCTCGTCGCGTTCGTCGCCCTGCAGTCGGGGCTGTTCCGTCCGCTCATGGCGCTGCTCAACGTCGGCGTGCAGCTGACCGCCTCGATGGCGCTGTTCAGCCGGGTGTTCGAGTACCTCGACCTCCCGCTCACGCTGCGCGACCCCGACCACCCGGTGCCGCTGGAGCGGGCGCAGGTGCGCGGCCACGTGCGGTTCGAGCAGGTCGGTTTCCGCTACGCCGGGGCCGACCGCGACGCGCTGCACGACGTGACGATCGACGTCCCGGCCGGCGCGCGCGTGGCCCTCGTCGGCGCCACCGGCTCGGGCAAGTCCACCCTCGGGTCGCTGGTCAGCCGCCTCGCCGACCCGACCTCGGGCCGGGTCACCCTCGACGGCACCGACCTGCGCGAGCTGTCCCTCGCCAGCATCAGCGAGGCGGTCGGCGTGGTCAGCCAGGACACCTACCTGCTGCACGCGAGCGTGCGCGACAACCTGCGCTACGCCCGGCCCGACGCCACCGACGCCGAGATCGAGCAGGCCGCCCGCGCCGCGCAGGTGCACGACGTCATCGCGGGCCTGCCGGAGGCGTACGACACCGTCGTCGGCGCGCGCGGCTTCCGGTTCTCCGGTGGTGAGCGGCAGCGCCTGGCGCTGGCCCGCACGATCCTGCGCGACCCCGCGGTGCTCGTGCTCGACGAGGCGACCAGCGCCCTCGACACCCGCACCGAGCAGGCGGTGCAGGCCGCGCTCGACGAGCTGGCCCGCGGGCGTACGACCATCACGATCGCCCACCGGCTGTCCACCGTGCGCGACGCCGACCTCATCGTCGTGCTCGACCACGGCGAGGTCGTCGAGCAGGGCACGCACGACGGGCTGGTCGCCCGCGGCGGGCGCTACGCCGAGCTGGTGGCCGCGCAGTCCGCGGATCGCGGCGGAACCGACCGGGCCCTGGCCGTAGTCTGA
- a CDS encoding cold-shock protein, with the protein MPSGKVKFFDADKGFGFVSGDDGQDVFLPSSALPSGVTQLKSGTRVEYSVAEGRRGAQALSLQVLDQGPSLQARARKSPEEMAIIVEDLIKLLDGLGGSLRKGGYPASAHTQKVAAVLRAVADDVEG; encoded by the coding sequence GTGCCATCCGGCAAGGTGAAGTTCTTCGACGCCGACAAGGGATTCGGCTTCGTCTCCGGTGACGACGGCCAGGACGTGTTCCTGCCGTCGAGCGCCCTGCCCTCCGGCGTGACCCAGCTCAAGAGCGGCACGCGGGTGGAGTACAGCGTCGCCGAGGGCCGCCGCGGCGCCCAGGCGCTCAGCCTGCAGGTGCTCGACCAGGGCCCCTCGCTGCAGGCCCGCGCGCGCAAGTCGCCCGAGGAGATGGCGATCATCGTCGAGGACCTGATCAAGCTCCTCGACGGGCTCGGCGGCTCGCTGCGCAAGGGGGGCTACCCCGCGAGCGCCCACACCCAGAAGGTCGCTGCCGTGCTGCGCGCGGTGGCCGACGACGTCGAGGGCTGA
- a CDS encoding DUF3027 domain-containing protein, with the protein MAPATRVRPEDLVSVGAPAEAVEAAAQGAVDTEATAEATSAEAAAPARAGRTRTPRAPKTDKVLVDDAAQELALEAARGIAQPGMVGDHVRVEMTAERLATHYFACLAPGYPGWLWSVSVARAPRQKFATVCETNLLPGEGALLSPEWVPYAERLAPGDIGPGDVTPFVADDPLLEAGFEATGDEDVDQVAVFELGLGRPRVLSGEGREVAATRWYDGENGPGSETAKQAPAPCATCGFFVPMSGVLRQVFGVCANEWSPSDGTVVSLDHGCGAHSEVDAPQPEPEKVDPPVVDDLAVVSLD; encoded by the coding sequence ATGGCTCCCGCGACCCGAGTACGCCCGGAGGACCTGGTGTCCGTCGGCGCGCCCGCCGAGGCGGTCGAGGCGGCCGCGCAGGGGGCGGTCGACACCGAGGCCACTGCTGAGGCGACGTCCGCCGAGGCCGCCGCGCCCGCGCGGGCCGGCCGCACGCGTACCCCGCGCGCCCCGAAGACCGACAAGGTGCTGGTCGACGACGCGGCCCAGGAGCTCGCGCTGGAGGCGGCGCGCGGCATCGCCCAGCCCGGCATGGTGGGCGACCACGTGCGGGTCGAGATGACCGCCGAGCGGCTCGCGACGCACTACTTCGCCTGCCTGGCCCCGGGTTACCCCGGCTGGCTGTGGAGCGTGTCGGTCGCGCGGGCGCCCCGGCAGAAGTTCGCGACGGTCTGCGAGACCAACCTGCTGCCCGGCGAGGGCGCGCTGCTGTCGCCGGAGTGGGTGCCCTACGCCGAGCGGCTCGCCCCTGGCGACATCGGGCCGGGCGACGTGACCCCGTTCGTCGCCGACGACCCGCTGCTCGAGGCCGGCTTCGAGGCCACCGGCGACGAGGACGTCGACCAGGTGGCGGTGTTCGAGCTGGGCCTCGGCCGTCCGCGCGTGCTGTCCGGCGAGGGGCGCGAGGTCGCCGCGACCCGGTGGTACGACGGGGAGAACGGCCCGGGCTCGGAGACCGCGAAGCAGGCGCCGGCGCCGTGCGCGACGTGCGGGTTCTTCGTGCCGATGTCGGGCGTGCTGCGTCAGGTGTTCGGCGTCTGCGCGAACGAGTGGTCGCCCTCCGACGGCACGGTCGTCTCGCTCGATCACGGCTGCGGGGCGCACTCCGAGGTCGACGCGCCCCAGCCCGAGCCGGAGAAGGTCGACCCGCCGGTCGTCGACGACCTGGCTGTCGTCAGCCTGGACTGA
- a CDS encoding DUF2530 domain-containing protein, whose product MTEPTPAEPDPRAEPPAPLQVDTLRIVEIGIACWALALVAVLAVPALRTGERDWWLWVPVAGLGLGALGWAYLRRGRGNAADA is encoded by the coding sequence GTGACCGAACCCACCCCGGCCGAGCCCGATCCGCGCGCCGAGCCGCCGGCTCCGCTGCAGGTCGACACGCTGCGCATCGTCGAGATCGGGATCGCCTGCTGGGCGCTCGCCCTGGTCGCGGTGCTGGCTGTCCCGGCGCTGCGCACGGGCGAGCGCGACTGGTGGCTGTGGGTGCCCGTCGCCGGTCTCGGCCTGGGCGCGCTCGGCTGGGCCTACCTGCGGCGCGGCCGCGGCAACGCCGCCGACGCCTGA
- a CDS encoding NCS2 family permease gives MSSPAPAVAPSALDRFFHISERGSSVAQEIRGGFVTFFAMAYIVVLNPLIIGTVKDGTGEFLGGGQAPNLAMVAACTGLVAGVMTILMGVVANYPMALATGLGLNAFVAFGIAATPGVTWADAMGLIVLEGLIILVLVLTGIRRAVLYAIPSGLKTAITIGIGLFLTFIALFDAGIIRKAPATPVELGIGGELSGWPALVFVLGLFTIAVLLVRKVTGAILYGIVGATVLALVVEGVGRIGSQTDATGKVVNPAGWSLNVPKLPEQVVATPQFDLLGNFSLLGSFSSLGVIAAILTIFTLLLADFFDTMGTMVAVGSEGGLLDEEGNPLNSQRILIVDSVAAAAGGAAGVSSNTSYIESAAGVGDGARTGLASVTTGVLFLLSMFFAPLVSIVPHEAATPALVIVGFLMMQNVTDIDWRDIEIALPAFLTMVLMPFSYSISAGIGVGFIAYVVMKVVRGKASQIHPLLWGVAGLFVIYFAIDPIKQVFGVA, from the coding sequence ATGAGCAGTCCCGCACCTGCCGTCGCGCCGTCCGCCCTCGACCGCTTCTTCCACATCAGCGAGCGTGGCTCGTCGGTGGCCCAGGAGATCAGGGGCGGGTTCGTCACGTTCTTCGCGATGGCGTACATCGTCGTGCTGAACCCGCTGATCATCGGCACGGTGAAGGACGGCACCGGCGAGTTCCTCGGCGGCGGCCAGGCCCCGAACCTCGCGATGGTCGCGGCCTGCACCGGCCTGGTCGCTGGCGTCATGACGATCCTGATGGGGGTCGTCGCGAACTACCCGATGGCGCTCGCGACGGGGCTCGGGCTCAACGCGTTCGTGGCGTTCGGCATCGCGGCCACACCCGGCGTGACGTGGGCCGACGCCATGGGGCTCATCGTGCTGGAGGGCCTGATCATCCTGGTGCTGGTGCTCACCGGCATCCGCCGGGCGGTGCTCTACGCGATCCCGTCGGGGCTGAAGACCGCGATCACCATCGGCATCGGTCTGTTCCTGACGTTCATCGCGCTGTTCGACGCCGGCATCATCCGCAAGGCCCCGGCGACGCCGGTCGAGCTCGGCATCGGGGGCGAGCTGAGCGGGTGGCCGGCGCTGGTCTTCGTGCTCGGGCTGTTCACCATCGCGGTCCTGCTGGTGCGCAAGGTGACCGGCGCGATCCTGTACGGCATCGTCGGCGCGACCGTCCTGGCGCTGGTCGTCGAGGGGGTCGGCCGGATCGGCTCGCAGACCGACGCCACCGGCAAGGTGGTCAACCCCGCCGGGTGGAGCCTGAACGTGCCGAAGCTGCCCGAGCAGGTGGTCGCCACCCCGCAGTTCGACCTGCTCGGCAACTTCTCGCTGCTCGGGTCGTTCTCCTCGCTCGGAGTGATCGCCGCGATCCTCACGATCTTCACGCTGCTGCTCGCCGACTTCTTCGACACGATGGGCACGATGGTGGCCGTCGGGTCCGAGGGCGGGCTGCTCGACGAGGAGGGCAACCCGCTGAACAGCCAGCGCATCCTGATCGTCGACTCGGTCGCCGCCGCGGCAGGCGGCGCCGCGGGCGTCAGCAGCAACACGTCGTACATCGAGTCGGCGGCGGGTGTCGGCGACGGCGCCCGCACCGGGCTGGCGTCGGTGACGACGGGCGTGCTGTTCCTGCTGTCGATGTTCTTCGCGCCGCTGGTCAGCATCGTCCCGCACGAGGCCGCGACGCCCGCGCTGGTCATCGTCGGCTTCCTGATGATGCAGAACGTCACCGACATCGACTGGCGCGACATCGAGATCGCGCTGCCGGCCTTCCTCACGATGGTGCTGATGCCGTTCAGCTACTCCATCTCCGCCGGCATCGGCGTCGGCTTCATCGCCTACGTCGTGATGAAGGTCGTGCGCGGCAAGGCCTCGCAGATCCACCCGCTGCTGTGGGGCGTCGCGGGGCTGTTCGTGATCTATTTCGCGATCGACCCGATCAAGCAGGTCTTCGGAGTCGCCTGA
- a CDS encoding FtsX-like permease family protein, which translates to MKPAARLGLRLAWGSPGQRGRSVLVAIACALSAFVLLAVTASVRAETQSFVGQYAAAELQRLNLAVLATVALPTLALAASVGRLSATVRDRRLAGLRLLGVSPAETRLTAAVEAVVAALVGAVVGAVAFVALRPVLAGVRLVTAERTAAQLDPGWLGWLLALVGVPLAVVAVAVIPVRTDISSAVATANRADARRPSLWRAAPLALGLALCAVVRIQKPDNLGGAWGTVVLAGVTLVGLGIVLIVPVFVRLTADLLLRVATRPSLLVAARRLQAQPAGVTRTVAALMIGVFVVVGARGVLVAFETTPQYLEAKRSLESEQRLWTTASVAETPRAIEEGRALPGARSVTALPVVQLAEPGVDPNGSPPGGYVGNALVATCADLRRVAPQLRGCVDGRPTNLWPMGDRDLVARATVQSRSVGAEVPVVGTPVQARGEDPLGQNFAMVIPPSAPGIAALLPRTDRDVRVVAGPGRDLIEGPSPDANHAFLSSADLGSYDFVESLRRALWTVAGTILALGLLGLAITLVDRALVRRRELTSLRLVGTSPGTLRGAQWWEAALPIVAGGVLSVLAGALAGSAYLTPAAPEIGYPWGAVTGLLAAIAAGAVVVAALTTVATTTRIRPEEIRVE; encoded by the coding sequence ATGAAGCCGGCAGCGCGGCTCGGGCTGCGCCTGGCGTGGGGCTCCCCCGGCCAGCGCGGCCGGTCGGTCCTCGTCGCGATCGCCTGCGCGCTCTCGGCGTTCGTGCTGCTCGCGGTCACCGCGTCGGTGCGCGCCGAGACGCAGTCGTTCGTCGGTCAGTACGCCGCGGCCGAGCTGCAGCGCCTCAACCTCGCGGTGCTCGCGACGGTCGCCCTGCCGACGCTCGCACTGGCCGCCAGCGTCGGCCGGCTCTCCGCCACGGTGCGCGACCGCCGCCTCGCGGGCCTGCGGCTGCTGGGCGTCAGCCCTGCCGAGACCCGGCTCACGGCTGCCGTCGAGGCGGTCGTCGCCGCGCTGGTCGGCGCCGTCGTCGGGGCCGTGGCGTTCGTCGCGCTGCGCCCGGTGCTGGCAGGCGTACGCCTGGTGACGGCCGAGCGCACCGCCGCCCAGCTCGACCCGGGCTGGCTCGGCTGGCTGCTGGCGCTCGTCGGCGTGCCGCTCGCCGTGGTCGCCGTCGCGGTGATCCCGGTGCGCACAGACATCTCCAGCGCGGTCGCCACCGCCAACCGGGCCGACGCCCGCCGCCCGAGCCTGTGGCGCGCCGCGCCCCTGGCGCTCGGCCTGGCCCTGTGCGCCGTCGTCCGGATCCAGAAGCCGGACAACCTCGGTGGGGCCTGGGGCACGGTCGTCCTGGCCGGCGTGACGCTCGTCGGTCTCGGCATCGTGCTGATCGTGCCGGTGTTCGTGCGGCTCACCGCCGACCTGCTGCTCCGGGTCGCCACGCGACCGAGCCTGCTCGTCGCGGCCCGCCGCCTGCAGGCCCAGCCGGCTGGAGTCACCCGCACCGTGGCCGCACTCATGATCGGCGTGTTCGTGGTGGTCGGCGCCCGGGGCGTGCTCGTCGCGTTCGAGACCACCCCGCAGTACCTCGAGGCCAAGCGTTCCCTGGAGTCGGAGCAGCGGCTGTGGACGACCGCCTCGGTGGCCGAGACCCCCCGCGCGATCGAGGAGGGCCGCGCGCTGCCCGGCGCCCGGTCGGTCACCGCCCTGCCCGTCGTGCAGCTGGCGGAGCCCGGCGTCGACCCCAACGGCAGCCCACCGGGCGGTTACGTCGGGAACGCCCTGGTCGCCACCTGCGCCGACCTGCGCCGCGTGGCGCCGCAGCTGCGCGGGTGCGTGGACGGCCGCCCGACGAACCTGTGGCCCATGGGCGACCGCGACCTCGTGGCCCGCGCCACGGTGCAGTCGCGGTCGGTCGGCGCCGAGGTGCCGGTCGTCGGCACGCCCGTGCAGGCACGGGGCGAGGATCCGTTGGGGCAGAACTTCGCGATGGTGATCCCGCCGTCGGCCCCCGGGATCGCCGCGCTGCTCCCCCGGACCGACCGGGACGTCCGGGTCGTCGCGGGCCCCGGTCGGGACCTGATCGAGGGGCCCAGCCCCGACGCGAACCACGCGTTCCTGAGCTCGGCCGACCTCGGCTCGTACGACTTCGTGGAGAGCCTGCGCCGCGCGCTGTGGACCGTGGCCGGGACCATCCTCGCCCTGGGCCTGCTCGGGCTGGCGATCACGCTCGTGGACCGCGCGCTCGTACGCCGTCGCGAGCTCACCAGCCTGCGCCTGGTCGGCACCTCGCCCGGCACCCTGCGCGGCGCGCAGTGGTGGGAGGCCGCGCTGCCGATCGTCGCCGGCGGGGTGCTGTCGGTGCTGGCGGGGGCGCTGGCGGGCTCGGCCTACCTCACCCCCGCGGCGCCGGAGATCGGATATCCGTGGGGTGCGGTCACCGGGCTGCTCGCGGCCATCGCCGCCGGCGCCGTGGTCGTCGCCGCCCTCACCACGGTCGCGACCACGACCCGCATCAGGCCGGAGGAGATCCGCGTCGAGTGA
- a CDS encoding ABC transporter ATP-binding protein, with the protein MLEATDLHLSYGPTPALGGVSLTLRPGERTALMGPSGSGKSSLLHCLCGVILPDSGRVTLDGTDLTGLSEARRSRLRLERFGIVFQRGDLVPELTLVENAALPLMLLGRSRQAATATARELLDDLGVGDVADRRAGAVSGGQAQRAAVARALVHRPAVVLADEPTGSLDTVTGEVVLDALVGLTASIGAALLVVTHDHRVASSLDELVTMRDGALDAPVAGAR; encoded by the coding sequence ATGCTCGAGGCAACTGACCTGCACCTGTCCTACGGGCCGACGCCGGCCCTGGGCGGCGTGTCACTGACTCTTCGACCGGGGGAACGCACGGCGCTGATGGGCCCGTCCGGCAGCGGGAAGTCCAGCCTGCTGCACTGCCTGTGCGGGGTGATCCTGCCCGACTCCGGGCGGGTGACGCTCGACGGCACGGACCTGACGGGCCTGTCCGAGGCGAGGCGCAGCCGGCTGCGGCTGGAGCGCTTCGGCATCGTCTTCCAGCGCGGCGACCTGGTGCCCGAGCTGACGCTCGTCGAGAACGCCGCGCTGCCGCTGATGCTGCTCGGCCGCTCCCGGCAGGCGGCGACGGCCACGGCCCGCGAGCTGCTCGACGACCTCGGCGTCGGTGACGTCGCCGACCGGCGCGCCGGCGCCGTCTCCGGAGGCCAGGCCCAGCGTGCGGCCGTCGCCCGGGCGCTCGTGCACCGCCCCGCGGTCGTGCTCGCCGACGAGCCCACCGGGTCGCTCGACACGGTCACCGGCGAGGTCGTGCTCGACGCCCTGGTCGGACTGACCGCCAGCATCGGCGCCGCCCTGCTGGTCGTGACCCACGACCACCGGGTCGCGTCCTCGCTCGACGAGCTGGTGACGATGCGCGACGGGGCGCTCGACGCGCCCGTCGCCGGGGCACGATGA